DNA sequence from the Desulfomicrobium escambiense DSM 10707 genome:
ACGGGCATCGTTCCTGGCACCATCAACCAGGACACCCCGGACCCGGACTGCGACCTCGACTACACGCCGAACGGCAGCCGGGAAATGGCGCTTGAATACGGAATCAGCAACTCGTTCGGATTCGGCGGCACCAACGCCTCCATCATCCTGCGCAGTTTCAAATAACGATCCGCCGCACGCGCGGCCCAACAGAGTGGAGAAGCCATGGACGAACTCACACGCCAGGATCCGCAGATAGCCAAAGCCATCCAGCTGGAAACCAACCGCCAGATCACCAAGCTCGAGCTCATCGCCTCCGAGAACTTCACCTCCCATGCGGTGCGCATCGCCATGGGCAGCGTCATGACCCACAAGTACGCCGAAGGCTACCCGGGCAAGCGCTACTACGGCGGCTGCGAATTCGTGGATATGGCCGAGAACCTGGCCATGGAGCGGGCCCGGCAGCTCTTCGGCGCCGAGTACGCCAACGTCCAGCCCCACTCCGGTTCCCAGGCCAACATGGGCGCCTATTTCGCGGCCATCCAGCCCGGCGACACGATCCTGGGCATGAACCTGTCCCACGGCGGGCACCTGACCCACGGCAGCCCCGTGAACTTCTCGGGCCGCCTCTTCAAGACCGTGTTCTACGGCGTGGAGAAGGAAACGGGCCAGATCAACTACGACGAGGTCGAGGCTCTGGCCAGGGAGCACAAGCCGCAGATGATCATCGCCGGGGCCAGCGCCTACCCGCGCACCCTGGATTTCGAGCGTTTCCGCGCCATCGCCGACAGCGTCGGGGCCAAGCTCCTGGTGGACATGGCCCACATCGCCGGTTTGGTTGCCACGGGCCTGCACCCCTCGCCCATCAAGCACGCCCACTTCACCACCACGACCACGCACAAGACCCTGCGCGGCCCCCGCGGCGGCATGATCCTGAGCTCCGAGGAATTCGGCAAGACCCTCAACTCCCAGATCTTCCCCGGCATCCAGGGCGGACCGCTCATGCACGTCATCGCGGCCAAGGCCGTGGCCTTTGCCGAGGCCCTGCGCCCCGAGTTCAAGGACTACCAGCAGCAGGTCCTGGACAACGCCAAGACCCTGGCCAAGGAACTGACCGACGCGGGCTTCGACCTGGTCTCGGGCGGTACGGACAACCACCTCATGCTCCTGGACCTGACCAGCCACGACATCACGGGCAAGGACGCCGAGATCGGCCTGGACCACGCCGGCATGACCGTCAACAAGAACACCGTGCCCTTCGAGACGCGCTCCCCCTTCGTCACGTCCGGCATACGCCTGGGCACGCCGGCCCTGACCACCCGCGGCATGAAGACCGACGACATGCGCAAGGTGGCCAAGTGGATCGTCGCGACTCTGGGCAGTCTCGACAACGAGACGCGACTGCGCGAAATCAGCAGGGAAGTGGAAAAATTCGCGGGCCAGTTCCCGCTTTTCGCCTGGTAAACCGCGCCGTTTCCCGCCGGCTTTCCCCAACCACAGGGCCGCTTCCACGGCCCTGTGGTTGATTCGTTTCCAAAGAGGTGACCATGGACAACCGCATCCCCTGGCCGCAATATTTCATGAACATCGCCTACCTCGTGGCCGAGCGCTCGACCTGCCTGCGCCGCAAGGTCGGGGCCCTGGCCGTCAAGGACAAGCGCATCCTGGCCACGGGCTACAACGGCGCACCGGCAGGTCTGACCCATTGCCTGGAGATCGGCTGCCTGCGCGAAAAGCTGGGCATCCCCTCGGGGCAGCGCCACGAACTGTGCCGGGCCCTGCACGCCGAGCAGAACGTCATCATACAGGCCGCCATCCACGGCGTGAGCATCGAGGGCGCGGACATCTTCTGCACCACCCAGCCGTGCATCCTGTGCGCCAAGATGCTCATCAACTGCCGGGTGCGGGCCATCCATTTCGCCGAAGGCTACCCCGACGACATGTCGCGCGAGATGCTCGACGAGGCCGGCATCCCCTACCATCGCATGGAGAGGGAGACCGATGGCAGATGACGCGCGCTTCATGGGCCGGGCCATTGAGTTGGCCGAGCGCGGCCGCGGCCTGACCGCGCCCAACCCCTGCGTGGGTGCCGTGCTCGTACGCGACGGCGAGGTCGTGGCCCGGGGCTGGCACACGGCCTGGGGCAAGGCCCACGCCGAGGTCGAAGCCCTGCGCGACGCGGCGGCCAAGGGCGTGGACCCGCGCGCCTGCACCCTTTTCGTCACCCTGGAGCCCTGCAACCACCAGGGCAAGACCCCGCCCTGCACCCGGGCCATCCTCGAAGCGGGTGTCCCGGAGGTTGTCGTGGGCTGCGCCGACCCCAACGCCACCGTCGAAGGCGGCGGCGCCGGATTTCTGCGCAGCCGGGGAGTGACGGTGCGCATGGGCGTGCGCGAACGGGAGTGCCGGGATCTCATCGCCGATTTCCTGGTCTGGCAGACCACGGACCGCCCCTTCTCCATCCTCAAGCTGGCCACGACCCTGGACGG
Encoded proteins:
- the glyA gene encoding serine hydroxymethyltransferase; this encodes MDELTRQDPQIAKAIQLETNRQITKLELIASENFTSHAVRIAMGSVMTHKYAEGYPGKRYYGGCEFVDMAENLAMERARQLFGAEYANVQPHSGSQANMGAYFAAIQPGDTILGMNLSHGGHLTHGSPVNFSGRLFKTVFYGVEKETGQINYDEVEALAREHKPQMIIAGASAYPRTLDFERFRAIADSVGAKLLVDMAHIAGLVATGLHPSPIKHAHFTTTTTHKTLRGPRGGMILSSEEFGKTLNSQIFPGIQGGPLMHVIAAKAVAFAEALRPEFKDYQQQVLDNAKTLAKELTDAGFDLVSGGTDNHLMLLDLTSHDITGKDAEIGLDHAGMTVNKNTVPFETRSPFVTSGIRLGTPALTTRGMKTDDMRKVAKWIVATLGSLDNETRLREISREVEKFAGQFPLFAW
- a CDS encoding deoxycytidylate deaminase, yielding MDNRIPWPQYFMNIAYLVAERSTCLRRKVGALAVKDKRILATGYNGAPAGLTHCLEIGCLREKLGIPSGQRHELCRALHAEQNVIIQAAIHGVSIEGADIFCTTQPCILCAKMLINCRVRAIHFAEGYPDDMSREMLDEAGIPYHRMERETDGR